Genomic window (Streptomyces sp. NBC_01431):
CCCGGTACAGCCCCGCCGCCCCCACCTCCGCAGGTTCGCCGAAGGCCACCTTCGCCACCGCCCCGACCACCTCGAACGCGTCCAGCCGCAGCCCCTGAGATCGCACCCCGTGCAGATACTGCCGCTCATGCAGCACCCCGCCCGTGATCCCCTTCGGCTCCCCGCTGCACGGCCCGTAGTTGACCCGCCCGAGCGACTCCACCCACAACTCCACCACCGCACCCCCCGCCACCGGCTCCGCCAGCGTCGCGTCCTCGGTGTCCAGGACCCCCGCTCGCTCCCCGTCGACGTACACCGTCGCCAGATCGCGGAGACCGAGCACACCCAGCGGATACGGCTGCCGGGGCCCGGGAACGTCCACGCGGTAGCGGACCAGACCCCGATCGACGTCCAGCTCCTCGAACGTCGCCGGGAGGGGCGACTCGCTCTCCTCGCCGCCCAGCACATCCAGGACACCGGCCAAAGGCGCCCAGCCGTCCAGCCGCGCCGCATGGGTACCCGCCAACCGCACCGGCTGTGGCGGCAGTTCGGGCAGCGGCCCGTCCTGGTAGGACGCCAGCACCTCACGCAATCGCCAGAACTTCTCCGTGGGCCGGCCCGCCTCGTCGACGGGAGCGTCGTAGTCGTACGACGTCGCCGTCGGTTCGAGCACCCCCACATGCAGCTCACCGGCCCGGTTGGCACCCGACCAGCCCGCGAAGTTGGTGCCGCCGTGCGCCATGTAGATGTTGACCGACGCCCCGCACTCAAGGATCTCGCGCAGCGTCGCCGCAGCGTCCGCCGCGTCCCGCACGACATGGTCCGCACCCCAGTGGTCGAACCAGCCGCACCAGAACTCCATGCACATCAGCGGCCCCGACGGCTGATGGCGGCGCAGCACCTCGAACGCCTCGCGCGCCCCGCTGCCGAAGTTCGCCGTGGCCAGCACCCCGGGCAGTGAGCCCCCGGTCAGCATGTGGTCCTCGGGCCCGTCCGAGGTGCACAGCGGCACCGTGATGCCGCACTCGCGCAGCAGATCGGCGAGATGGCGCAGATAGCCGCGGTCACTGCCGTAACTGCCGTACTCGTTCTCCACCTGCACCATCAGCACCGGCCCGCCCCGGTCGATCTGCCGCTCGGCGACCTGGGGGAGCAGCGTGCCAAACCAGCGGTCCACATGCGCCAGGTACTCCGCGTCACCGGTCCGCGCCCGCCGCCCGAGCCGGCCGGTCAGCCAGTGCGGAAGCCCGCCGTTCTCCCACTCGGCACAGATGTAGGGGCCCGGCCGCACGATCGCCCACAGACCGGCCTCCCGCGCCGCGTCCAGGAACCGGCCGAGCGCCGCCACATCGCGGTACTTGCCGGGGAACGGCTCGTGCACGTTCCACGGCACATACGTCTCCACGCAGTTCAGGCCCATCGCCCGCAGCATCGCGAGCCGGTGGCCCCACTGCGCCTCGTGCACCCGGAAGTAGTGCAACGCGCCCGAAAGCAGGCGCACCGGCCGCCCGTCGAGCAGAAAGTCCTCGTCCCCCACGGTGAAGTCGCCCACCGGCCGCCCGCCCATCTCTCTCGGTCACAACGCCCCGCCCACTCTTGCCCCTGGCGCGACGGGGGTCCATGGACAAAGATCGGCGCTGATTGGACCCAAGGGGGACATCGGAGAGGGCAAACCGCCATGTATCACACCTGGATGCGGTATTTCACCCCGAGCCCGGCCCACCATCGGCTCGGCCTGGTCTGCCTCGGCGTGGGACTCCAGCACGGCACCCTGCCCACCGTCGGCCCCCGCACCCTCGACCACCACGTCGCCGTCGTCATCGGCGCGGGCAGCGGCTGGTTCAGCGGCGCCGACGGACGCCGGGTCCCCGTCGCCGCCCCCGCCCTGATCTGGCTCACCCCCGGGGTCCCCCACCACTACGGGCCCGACCCGGCCACCGGCTGGGACGAGTCCTTCGTCGACTTCACCGGCCCCGCCACCACCACCTACACCGAACTCGGCTACATCGAACCCGACCGCCCCGTCGTCCCCCTCGGCGACACCGCGGGCGCCCGCGCCGCCGTCGGACGCATCGCCCGAGCCGCCCGCCGCGGCAACCCCCTCCTGGAAGTCGAGACCGCGGCCGCCGTCCACGAACTGCTCGTCGCGCTACGCCGGGCCCGCGCCGACATCGCCCCCGACGGCGACCCGGTCCTTCAGGCCCTGGCCCGCGACGCCTTCCAGCCGCTGTCGGTCGCCGAACACGCCGCCCGCCACGGCATGAACCCCGCCGAACTGCGCACCGCCGTCCGCAGGGGCGCCGGATGCAGCCCCAAGGACTACCTCCTCGGCATCCGCCTCGGCCGCGCCAAGGAACTCCTCGCCGCCACCGACCTGCCCGTCGCGGCCATCGCCCGCCGCGTCGGCTACGACGACCCCGCCTACTTCTCCCGGCTGTTCACCCGCCGCGTCGGCCTCGCCCCCGTACGCTTCCGCGAGCAGCAGCAACGCACCGTACCCGGAGGGTGGAGCAACCGGATCCCGCATCCTGAACATCCGCCGACCATCGCGGGCCACGCCACGTAAGCTCGATGACCATGACCACGATCGACCCCTCCGTGCAGGCAGAGCTGACCCGGCTCCGCGACAGCATCGACAACATCGACGCGGCTGTCGTGCACATGCTGGCCGAACGCTTCAAATGCACCCAGCAGGTCGGCCACCTCAAGGCCGAACACAAACTCCCCCCGGCCGACCCCTCGCGCGAAGCCGAACAGATCGCCCGGCTGCGCCGCCTCGCCGAAAGCGCCAAACTCGACCCGGCCTTCGCCGAAAAGCTCCTCAACTTCGTCATCGCCGAAGTCATCAGACACCACGAAACGATCGCCAAGTCCGCCTGACTCCCTCGTCCCGCAGTGCCGCACTCCCTGCGGGACGAGGAAGAGCAAAGCTCCACCTCGACTCACGCGCGCTCCTCCCACTCCCGCTCCCGCAAGCCGAGACCCCAGCGCCGCGCACCCGCACCCCCTGACCTCGCCGGAAGATCCCCCGGCCCCTGTGCGGGCCCGCTCGTTTCAGGCAGCATGGCCCCATGCCCGTACTGACGCGCGACGAAGCGCAGACCCGAGCCCAACTCCTCGACATCCAGCGGTACGAAGTCGACCTCGACCTCACCACCGGCGAGGACACCTTCGACTCCCACACCGTCATCCACTTCACCGCGCACACCGCCGGGGACACCTTCGTCGAGCTCAAGCCCGCCACCCTGCGCACCGTCACCCTCGACGGACAGCCCCTCGACCCGGAAACCCTCCTCGGCAACCGGCTCGCACTGAACCTCACCGCCGGCCCCCACGAACTACGCGTCGACTGCGCCATGCGCTACTCGCACACCGGCGAAGGACTCCACCACTTCACCGACCCCGCCGACGGCGAACGCTACGTCTACACCCAGCTCTTCATGGAAGACGTCCAGCGCGTCTTCGCGGCCTTCGACCAACCCGACCTCAAAGCCGTCTTCGACCTCACCGTCACCGCCCCCGACGGCTGGAGCGTCCTGGCCAACGGCATCACCGAGCAGCAGGACGACGGCCGCTGGAAAGCCGCCCGCACGCCCCTGCTCGCCACCTACTTCGTCGCCGTCGCCGCAGGCCCCTGGCACTCCCTCACCACCGAACACGCCGGACTGCCCTTCGGCCTGCACTGCCGGCGCTCACTCGCCCCCCACCTCGACGCCGACGCCGACGAACTCTTCGAGATCACCCGGCAGTGCTACGACCGCTACCACGAGAAGTTCGAAGAGCCCTACCCCTTCGACTCCTACGACCAGGCCTTCGTCCCCGAATTCAACGCGGGCGCCATGGAAAACCCCGGCCTCGTCACCTTCCGCGACGAATTCATCTACCGCTCCGCCGTCACCGACACCGAACGCCAGACCCGCGCCATGGTCATCGCCCACGAAATGGCCCACATGTGGTTCGGCGACCTCGTCACCCTGCGCTGGTGGGACGACATCTGGCTCAACGAGTCCTTCGCCGAGTACATGGGCTACCAGACCCTCACCGAAGCCACCCGCTTCACCGACACCTGGGTCGACTTCGGCATCACCCGCAAGGCCTGGGGCTACGACGCCGACCAGCGGCCCTCCACCCACCCCGTCGCCCCCGCCCCCGACGCCGTCCCCGACACCGCGTCCGCGATGCTCAACTTCGACGGCATCTCTTACGCCAAGGGCGCCTCCGCACTACGCCAACTCGTCGCCTGGCTCGGCGAAAAGGACTTCCTGGCCGGCATCAATACCCACTTCAAGCGCCATAAGTTCGCCAACGCCACCCTCGCCGACTTCATCGACTCCCTCGCCTCCGCCACCGACCGCGACGTCCACGCCTGGGCCGCCACCTGGCTCGGCACCACCGGCGTCGACACCCTCACCCCCGAGATCACCGAGACCGAGTCCACCTGGGCCCTCGCCGTCAACCGCGACGGCAGCCGCCCCCACCGCATCACCGTCGGCGCCTACGACACCGACCCCGCCGACACCAGCCGACTCGTACTGCGCGAACGCCTCGACATCGACGTGCCCGGCGAAAACCACATCCGCCAGGGCAACCGCCCCGCCCTGCTCCTGCTCAACGACGGCGACTACACCTACGCCAAGGTCCGCCTCGACGCCGACTCCTGGAACACGGCACTGCGCTCCCTGTCCGGACTGCCCGACCCCCTGACCCGCGCCGTCATCTGGAACGCCGCCCGCGACATGGTCCGCGACGGCCAACTCGCCCCCACCGCCTACCTGGAAGCCGCCCGCGCCCACCTCCCCCACGAAAACGACCTCGCCGTCGTCCAAGGCGTCCTCCAGTTCGCCGCCGCCCAGGTCACCGACCGCTACCTGCCCGCCGCGCAGCGCCCCGCAGCCCTCGCCCTGCTCACCGACCTCACCCGCGACCTGATCCGCCGCACCGAGGACGGCTCCCACCCCGGCCTGCGCCTCACTGCCGTACGCCACTTCATCTCCGCCGCCGCCCAGCCCGACACCCTGCGCGCCTGGCTCATCGAAGACAGCGTGCC
Coding sequences:
- the pepN gene encoding aminopeptidase N gives rise to the protein MPVLTRDEAQTRAQLLDIQRYEVDLDLTTGEDTFDSHTVIHFTAHTAGDTFVELKPATLRTVTLDGQPLDPETLLGNRLALNLTAGPHELRVDCAMRYSHTGEGLHHFTDPADGERYVYTQLFMEDVQRVFAAFDQPDLKAVFDLTVTAPDGWSVLANGITEQQDDGRWKAARTPLLATYFVAVAAGPWHSLTTEHAGLPFGLHCRRSLAPHLDADADELFEITRQCYDRYHEKFEEPYPFDSYDQAFVPEFNAGAMENPGLVTFRDEFIYRSAVTDTERQTRAMVIAHEMAHMWFGDLVTLRWWDDIWLNESFAEYMGYQTLTEATRFTDTWVDFGITRKAWGYDADQRPSTHPVAPAPDAVPDTASAMLNFDGISYAKGASALRQLVAWLGEKDFLAGINTHFKRHKFANATLADFIDSLASATDRDVHAWAATWLGTTGVDTLTPEITETESTWALAVNRDGSRPHRITVGAYDTDPADTSRLVLRERLDIDVPGENHIRQGNRPALLLLNDGDYTYAKVRLDADSWNTALRSLSGLPDPLTRAVIWNAARDMVRDGQLAPTAYLEAARAHLPHENDLAVVQGVLQFAAAQVTDRYLPAAQRPAALALLTDLTRDLIRRTEDGSHPGLRLTAVRHFISAAAQPDTLRAWLIEDSVPGGPELDPELRWRILTRLAVLGASDEREIAAALAADPSATGEEGAARCRAALPDTSAKEAAWTAMFTGDALSNYLFTATAQGFWQPEQAELLQPYVARYYQDVVPLAVRRGPAIADAAGRHGFPLHAIDEESLTLGETCLTQPDLLPALHRKLTDQVDDLRRALKVRSA
- a CDS encoding glycoside hydrolase family 35 protein; this translates as MGDFTVGDEDFLLDGRPVRLLSGALHYFRVHEAQWGHRLAMLRAMGLNCVETYVPWNVHEPFPGKYRDVAALGRFLDAAREAGLWAIVRPGPYICAEWENGGLPHWLTGRLGRRARTGDAEYLAHVDRWFGTLLPQVAERQIDRGGPVLMVQVENEYGSYGSDRGYLRHLADLLRECGITVPLCTSDGPEDHMLTGGSLPGVLATANFGSGAREAFEVLRRHQPSGPLMCMEFWCGWFDHWGADHVVRDAADAAATLREILECGASVNIYMAHGGTNFAGWSGANRAGELHVGVLEPTATSYDYDAPVDEAGRPTEKFWRLREVLASYQDGPLPELPPQPVRLAGTHAARLDGWAPLAGVLDVLGGEESESPLPATFEELDVDRGLVRYRVDVPGPRQPYPLGVLGLRDLATVYVDGERAGVLDTEDATLAEPVAGGAVVELWVESLGRVNYGPCSGEPKGITGGVLHERQYLHGVRSQGLRLDAFEVVGAVAKVAFGEPAEVGAAGLYRGWVDLPAGAPSSSYANSWAELQLPGWGRGFVWVNGFCLGRYWWVGPQRVLHVPGPVLRAGVNEVWVLELEGAQEADAVSLG
- a CDS encoding chorismate mutase, yielding MTMTTIDPSVQAELTRLRDSIDNIDAAVVHMLAERFKCTQQVGHLKAEHKLPPADPSREAEQIARLRRLAESAKLDPAFAEKLLNFVIAEVIRHHETIAKSA
- a CDS encoding helix-turn-helix domain-containing protein, whose product is MYHTWMRYFTPSPAHHRLGLVCLGVGLQHGTLPTVGPRTLDHHVAVVIGAGSGWFSGADGRRVPVAAPALIWLTPGVPHHYGPDPATGWDESFVDFTGPATTTYTELGYIEPDRPVVPLGDTAGARAAVGRIARAARRGNPLLEVETAAAVHELLVALRRARADIAPDGDPVLQALARDAFQPLSVAEHAARHGMNPAELRTAVRRGAGCSPKDYLLGIRLGRAKELLAATDLPVAAIARRVGYDDPAYFSRLFTRRVGLAPVRFREQQQRTVPGGWSNRIPHPEHPPTIAGHAT